The Mercurialis annua linkage group LG7, ddMerAnnu1.2, whole genome shotgun sequence genome includes the window ttcacCATCATTTGGTTTGTGTAACCTCCAATAGCTTATTGAGATGATTCACTTAACTAGCTATTCGTATTGTGATTCGTGATTAGAGTTTTCCTGGCGGGCAACTTATGCTTCATTTTTTCCCTTGTATTGTTTGTCTTATGGAACTGCTTACTGTGATTATGCACTTGAGATGCTATTTTTAATGATTCATGGTTGGAATTATTCTGGTGGAGagcttatttttaaattttaaatttttatgaaaatagtGTTTTCTTTCATGGTTATAGGGCATCTCCAGTTCAAGGAAATTACTAGCAGATGAGCAAACTCCCATTCGATCACCTTTGACTCCTCAATTAACTCCACTAAGCAGTGAAAAAGCTGAACAACAGAAGGCAGCCTTTAAGCCGGAAAACGTTCAagcaatattaaaaaatattaaacaggTAAGAGAAACTGCATCTTTGTTATGCATTGTAATGTAAATGTCTTATATTCCTATTTAGCTTTCTTCAAATCTCCTTTTCTGCTAATGTTTAAAGTGATTGTTGTGCATTATAGTAATAATATTAGCTATTGCCAAAACAAATTAAGCACTTGAAGTGTCTTTGGCTGATCATCATAAACTATTACAATTTCCTAATATATGACGGAAGGCTccatttattcaaattgatCTTCTGTGAAGATCCTTTGTTTGCTTTAGCctataaaatttacatattattGAGGATGATGCATCTTTATAGTGATGACCTTAGTTTCTGGGGTGTATTTAAGTTGGGCATTGTTGAGATTGATGCATTCGTATAATCATGACCTTAAGTTTTGGTGCGTTCCATGTTTGTAACTTATTTGATGTATACATACCTAATAAAGCGCAAACCAAGAGGGTCTTGCCTTTTAGTTGTTCCAGTCGCTGATGAAGCTTCATGATCAGTGTGAGCCAGACGTATACTATGTTCTGTATACTATGGAACCTATCTTGTTGCTCTATTACTTTAATTCAAATGATACTACCAGTGTATTgtcaatattataaatttaacaacATTTGAATTAGTTGTACTCCTTAAATACGTAGTCTGGTTTCTTTGCTGAATATTCGAGATGGAAAGTGTACTTGGTGATGTAGTTGCAACTGTGTTTAAGTGGTTTAGGTAGCACTTAACTCATCCTTCAGTGTATATTTCTTtatgttttcttcttttttgaaatctttgtaTTGTATGATAAGATGTCTCTTAACATTTTCTTGGCTGAACTATTTAGGAATATATTTTCCTTAAAACATGTCATCTTCACAGTTTGAATAAGCAGCACTAACAGCATGGTTTGGTAAAAACATTATTAGCATCTGTTAGTTATTTTATAAGACTAGTTAATTGAAGTGTAGCGTGCAGGGCTCTTTTTTATCAGCTAATTTAGAATGTGGTTGGATAGTGCTCCTTTGATTGAGAATTAGATGTCTGCTTTAAAGAAATAGGACGATAATCATTCAGACAGCGTGCatctttattatttgattagTTTTAGCTTGCTGGTTGCAGAGTCCTAAGAAGGTCAATTTGCTTGCTGCTTTAGTTCGTGGCATGCGTGTTGAAGACGCGTTGTTGCAGCTGCAAGTGACAACAAAGCGAGCTGCAAAAACTGTCTACCAGGTTAGACATCTTTTTTGCATCTTGCCGTTAGATCCATCTATTTCAGAGTACCTTTATGCAAGTTAGAAAGCCAATACAAAGATTAATCTGTGTTTTCTGATGCATGTTGGTCACAATTACCATCCCTAACCCTCAAATGTTAGAATACTTCTATGAAGATAGCGTGTTATGTATGAAGGCCTGGGTTAAAATTTAAGAATACTGCAATTTGTCTCTCGCAGGTTATCCATTCAGCTAGAGCCAATGCAACTCACAATTATGGGTTTAATCCAGAACGCCTCCTTGTTGGTAAGCAGTGAAAATGAATTGCTCGACTTTTGTTGCAACTATTCCTTATCCAAATTTCCTCTTTTTGTGTAGCTGAGGCTTTTGTCGGAAAAGGGTTATTTAAGAAGAGAGTTTCATACCATGCAAAGGGAAGATCTGGAGTTATGGTAAAGCCCGAGTGTCGTCTGACAATAGTATTGAGGGAGATAACACCCGAAGAAGAGGCCAAAATTGCCAAGCTGAGAGTGCATAATTTCCGCAAGCTATCTAAACGGGAGAGGAGGCTTGTCCCACACCAGCTTATTGAGACCACTCCCATTTGGGATCGCAAAGGCAGAGGTGGTGATCGTGAACCAGCTCGCATGTCAGCTTGAGGTCAccttctttttgtattttttcacaTTGTAGAGGACTATTGTTTTGTAGTTTAGTAGTGATAATACTGCAGAATTACATAGGGCCAAAGTGCTTGAAAGGAGTCTCAAATCCTTCTACTGTCCCCTATATTCTGAAGCTTCTCctctttcaaaaataaaaaagaattgcCTTTCTGTTCAATCTTTATTCAATTTACTTTGGAattcaaattcattttaaaaaaacttaagaaaaaaacaattactaaaTTATACCGTGTACATGCGGCATTCTGTTCTGTAGTGCTTGCTTCATATTGAAATATGCATCTAATTTACCCTCATCAATTTATCGAGACACGTTAATACTGTGTGCATGATGCATTTTGTTGTCGTGGATCATGAACTTTTACGTTAGAGTCAATTAACTcacatttagttattttaatcaattaaagacaatactatctatttttaggtcaattaactCCCTAATTGTAGAAAATAAATGCATTCAGGGATCGGGACGATTaacctaaaaatagaaaatattgtcCCAAATTGACTTAAAAATAGAGAGTATCGTTTTTGATACACTCATGCTAACAGAAGCTTTAAAATGTTTCTGATATTGTCTCATGGGGAAAAAGAAAGATACGCCCTTAAACTCTTTCAAGGCGACTACACATACGATATGTAATTAcaccaaaaagaaaaagacaatGTGCTAGCTTTCAGATATCATCCTGGTAGACCaaacaataaaataagaaacaaatttaatcTGGTACAAGCTCAAGTTAAGTGACACAAGTGAATTTCACTTTCCGTATTTTGTTTACTTCCGACAGCGAGAAAAATCATGGCGAGACGAAATATAAgatagaaacaaaacaaaattaacaacGTAAACATCAACAACTATCCGATAGCATATGTAGAGACATGAATATTTCTGAGTAGAGTCCAACTGATGCAGTCCCTGAATAGCTGAATACAATACAAATTATGCTTTCAAAGCTGCTTCCAATCCTGATCAAACAACAATGTCATTAGAAATTCTCCACCAAcccaaaaccaatacaaactatTAGTAAACAATGATGCTacccgaaaatagaaattattcAAAATAGTAAACACCGAAACAGTATCGGTGAAGCggcatttttttataataatagattATACATATAAACTTTTTGAGTTTCAGAAACAATGTTGAAACGTAAGACTCGACAAGTTTGCATGCAGCATAGCTAAACATTTACATTCCTTGTATTGTAACAAACATTTAATTAGACACTTTCAGATGAGAATTCATGCATACAAATCTGGCTTGCAACATTAAAACATAATTCAATATCTATATCTGGATTACAGCAAGTGGGGAATccaaaattggatttaatcccaaaactatttaaaaattaaggcTCTCCCTTTACTATAAACAGCTTACAAACTA containing:
- the LOC126657564 gene encoding 50S ribosomal protein L22, chloroplastic-like — translated: MVGWQRHLQSLLHQAGKIVDHNCSSIASFSSSSSSSLIHGELPCLQRLWTSPSTDISRPLYHYLQFSGISSSRKLLADEQTPIRSPLTPQLTPLSSEKAEQQKAAFKPENVQAILKNIKQSPKKVNLLAALVRGMRVEDALLQLQVTTKRAAKTVYQVIHSARANATHNYGFNPERLLVAEAFVGKGLFKKRVSYHAKGRSGVMVKPECRLTIVLREITPEEEAKIAKLRVHNFRKLSKRERRLVPHQLIETTPIWDRKGRGGDREPARMSA